The following are encoded together in the Paludisphaera mucosa genome:
- the ptsP gene encoding phosphoenolpyruvate--protein phosphotransferase, producing the protein MTLGIDDTSWNGDGRPATPAAAPTSTPPSPDPALAARPEPAETAPEQVFRGIGVSPGIAIGPVVVLDHQGLRLPPRKVAAEAVAAEVARLDEALAAAAAECAQAEAEARQRLGPQYAEILAAHTAMIGDPQLRADARGRIEQHRISAEHAVIEVLEGHAGRLESLADSHLAARAADVRDIEARIVGKLAGRRPKSFQDDLAAPSLVLAHDLTPSDAAQLDPRRVLGFATEAGGRASHTAIVAAALEIPAVAGVGSLLDHARSARRAILDGEEGLVILDPAPPTLERYQAAAEQRSARYRTLSEEAGLPAVTLDGAEVGLWGNIEFVDEAAACLKWGAAGVGLYRTEFLYLRSIAPPTEEEQFEAYAEAVRSLQGRPIVIRTLDLGADKLSPHLGGGVEANPALGLRSLRFSLRRPELFRTQLRALLRASALGDVRVLLPLVTTLDELRRARAVLGEVAAELRAEGRPLREALPVGIMVEVPASALMADRFAKEVDFFSIGTNDLIQYTLAVDRTNETVADLYSAADPAVLRLIARVVEAAAARGIPCGVCGSMGGELLYTTFLLGLGVRELSMPPHQLPEVRRLIRGVRLDRAREVAAEALRLDTAGEVVALLESALLPMISDAATGAPAG; encoded by the coding sequence ATGACCCTGGGGATCGACGACACATCCTGGAACGGCGACGGCCGGCCGGCCACCCCCGCCGCGGCCCCGACGTCGACGCCCCCGAGCCCGGACCCGGCCCTCGCCGCCCGGCCCGAGCCCGCCGAGACGGCCCCCGAGCAGGTCTTCCGGGGGATCGGCGTCAGCCCCGGCATCGCCATCGGCCCGGTGGTGGTTTTGGACCACCAGGGGCTGCGGCTGCCGCCCCGCAAGGTCGCGGCCGAGGCCGTCGCCGCCGAGGTCGCCCGGCTCGACGAGGCCCTCGCGGCGGCCGCCGCCGAGTGCGCCCAGGCCGAGGCCGAGGCGCGGCAGCGGCTGGGCCCGCAGTACGCCGAGATCCTCGCCGCCCACACGGCCATGATCGGCGACCCCCAGCTCCGGGCCGACGCCCGCGGCCGGATCGAGCAGCACCGGATCTCCGCCGAGCACGCCGTCATCGAGGTCCTCGAAGGCCACGCCGGCCGGCTGGAGAGCCTCGCCGACTCGCACCTCGCGGCGCGGGCGGCCGACGTCCGGGACATCGAGGCCCGGATCGTGGGCAAGCTCGCGGGCCGGCGGCCGAAGTCGTTCCAGGACGACCTGGCGGCCCCCTCGCTGGTCCTGGCCCACGACCTGACCCCGAGCGACGCGGCCCAGCTCGACCCCCGCCGGGTCCTGGGCTTCGCCACCGAGGCCGGCGGCCGGGCCAGCCACACGGCGATCGTCGCGGCCGCCCTGGAGATCCCCGCCGTCGCCGGCGTGGGGAGCCTGCTCGACCACGCCCGCTCGGCCCGCCGGGCGATCCTCGACGGCGAAGAGGGCCTGGTGATCCTCGACCCCGCCCCGCCGACCTTGGAGCGCTACCAGGCCGCCGCCGAGCAGCGGTCGGCGCGCTACCGGACCCTCTCGGAAGAGGCGGGGCTCCCCGCGGTGACCCTCGACGGGGCCGAGGTCGGCCTCTGGGGCAACATCGAGTTCGTCGACGAGGCCGCGGCCTGCCTGAAATGGGGCGCCGCCGGGGTCGGCCTGTATCGCACCGAGTTTCTGTATCTCCGCTCGATCGCGCCCCCCACCGAGGAGGAGCAGTTCGAGGCCTACGCCGAGGCCGTCCGCTCGCTCCAGGGCCGGCCGATCGTGATCCGCACCCTCGACCTGGGCGCCGACAAGCTGTCGCCCCACCTGGGCGGCGGCGTCGAGGCCAACCCCGCCCTGGGCCTGCGCAGCCTGCGGTTCTCGCTGCGGCGGCCGGAGCTGTTCCGGACCCAGCTGCGGGCCCTGCTCCGCGCCTCCGCCCTGGGGGACGTCCGCGTCCTGCTGCCGCTGGTCACCACGCTCGACGAGCTCCGCCGCGCCCGCGCCGTCCTGGGCGAGGTCGCCGCCGAGCTCCGCGCCGAAGGCCGCCCGCTCCGCGAGGCCCTGCCGGTGGGGATCATGGTGGAGGTGCCGGCGTCCGCCCTCATGGCCGACCGTTTCGCAAAGGAGGTGGACTTCTTCTCCATCGGGACCAACGACCTCATCCAGTACACGCTGGCCGTCGACCGCACCAACGAGACCGTCGCCGACCTCTACAGCGCCGCCGACCCCGCCGTGCTCCGCCTGATCGCCAGGGTGGTCGAGGCCGCCGCCGCGCGGGGGATCCCCTGCGGCGTCTGCGGGTCGATGGGCGGCGAGCTGCTGTACACGACCTTCCTGCTGGGCCTGGGCGTCCGCGAGCTGAGCATGCCGCCGCACCAGCTGCCGGAGGTCCGCCGCCTGATCCGCGGCGTCCGCCTCGATCGGGCGCGGGAGGTGGCCGCCGAGGCCCTCCGGCTCGACACCGCCGGCGAGGTCGTCGCGCTCCTGGAATCCGCGCTGCTGCCGATGATCTCGGACGCCGCGACGGGCGCCCCGGCCGGCTGA
- a CDS encoding HPr family phosphocarrier protein, with amino-acid sequence MIHETTVARRWIEISNSLGLHLRPADKFVKLALRYQSDVRVHFNGGSFNGKSILDLTSLAAECGSRLEVEARGPDAEDAVAALAALAEAKFYEDDDGEPIEPRAGGEPPR; translated from the coding sequence ATGATCCACGAAACGACCGTCGCACGCCGCTGGATCGAGATTTCCAACAGTCTGGGGCTCCATTTGCGGCCCGCCGACAAGTTCGTCAAGCTCGCGCTGCGGTACCAGTCGGACGTGCGGGTGCATTTCAACGGCGGCAGCTTCAACGGCAAGAGCATCCTCGACCTGACCTCGCTGGCCGCCGAGTGCGGCTCGCGGCTGGAGGTCGAGGCCCGCGGCCCGGACGCCGAAGACGCCGTCGCGGCCCTCGCCGCCCTGGCCGAGGCGAAGTTCTACGAGGACGACGACGGCGAGCCGATCGAGCCCCGGGCCGGCGGGGAGCCGCCCCGATGA
- a CDS encoding PTS sugar transporter subunit IIA, producing MKLLDFVVRDSIIVDLKATGKEEAIREMVAGLNAAGQLADGEVESVIRAILNREELGSTGIGMGVAVPHTRHPTLQRLIGTVALSQHGVDFAALDGEPVNIFFLLVSPHNQPGDHLRALENISRHLKDERFVSFLRNSKSPQEVVETLEEADGAAV from the coding sequence ATGAAGTTATTGGATTTCGTGGTCCGGGACAGCATCATCGTGGACCTCAAGGCCACGGGCAAGGAAGAGGCGATCCGCGAGATGGTCGCCGGCCTCAACGCCGCCGGCCAGCTCGCCGACGGCGAGGTCGAGAGCGTCATCCGCGCCATCCTGAACCGCGAGGAGCTGGGCTCGACCGGGATCGGCATGGGCGTGGCCGTGCCCCACACCCGGCACCCGACCCTCCAGCGCCTGATCGGCACCGTCGCCCTCTCGCAGCACGGGGTCGACTTCGCGGCCCTGGACGGCGAGCCCGTCAACATCTTCTTCCTGCTGGTGTCGCCCCACAACCAGCCCGGCGACCACCTGCGGGCCCTGGAAAACATCTCCCGGCACCTGAAGGACGAGCGCTTCGTGAGCTTCCTGCGGAATTCCAAGTCGCCGCAAGAGGTGGTCGAGACATTGGAAGAGGCCGACGGGGCCGCCGTTTGA
- a CDS encoding HPF/RaiA family ribosome-associated protein produces the protein MQIKISSRHGELAPGQRERLEEKAGKLTKFGRLMAIEIATSHEKGAWNVEFQVSAEHKNDFVATETGPTLEAAADQCLHKIENQLRKYKEKTQHHKGDVPHGGIPLGSVEPTPNGEVE, from the coding sequence GTGCAAATCAAGATCTCGTCGCGACATGGGGAGCTGGCCCCGGGCCAGCGGGAACGGCTGGAAGAGAAGGCGGGGAAGTTGACCAAGTTCGGCCGCCTCATGGCCATCGAGATCGCGACCTCGCACGAGAAGGGGGCCTGGAACGTGGAGTTCCAGGTGTCCGCCGAGCACAAGAACGACTTCGTGGCGACCGAGACCGGCCCGACCCTGGAGGCCGCGGCGGACCAGTGCCTCCACAAGATCGAGAACCAGCTCCGGAAGTATAAAGAGAAGACGCAGCACCACAAAGGCGACGTCCCACACGGCGGGATCCCCCTGGGATCGGTCGAACCGACGCCCAACGGCGAGGTCGAGTGA
- a CDS encoding L-lactate permease, with the protein MWTQNYDPFGSWPASTVLAALPILILMGLLISNRVAAWKAAAAALVAACATAVLGFGMPWRMATAAAGLGAAFGLLRIVYLVISAMFLYDLAVTTGRFEVMKASIARLSPDRRVQAVLVAFSFGSFLEGCAGFGAPVAIASAFLVGLGFRPLQAAVLGLVADTVPVTWGSVGIPLTTLGAVSGMDVQALSVTAAVLLFPAALIIPFWLAAIVAGPRRSFEAWPPLLAVGGAYAMVQLLWARYVGVELVSIASSMASLAAGVVALRFWKPLHPWRFEGEDEAKADDAGVVDVDFGGAGPKLSAGAVARAWMPFALLTAMVLVWVAPTVKPWMDARASWKWEVAGLHRQVVRGPAVTGRETSTPADLEAAVLDFAPLSVLGTAVLLSAVVGGLLSGVGPREQVRIFGATARRMTMPGLAILCMLALGYITRYSGMDAVLGLAFTRTGPVLYPAFGTVLGWLGTALTGSITSSNVLFGNLQRITATHLGLSPILMGAANSAGGAMGKMIAAASIVVAAVATGEGGHEGEVLRAALRHSLAMIVLGAAVVWLVAQFAPGLVAVPG; encoded by the coding sequence ATGTGGACCCAGAATTACGACCCGTTCGGGAGCTGGCCGGCGTCGACCGTGCTCGCGGCGCTTCCGATCCTGATCCTGATGGGGCTGCTGATCTCGAACCGGGTCGCGGCCTGGAAGGCGGCGGCCGCCGCGCTGGTCGCCGCCTGCGCGACGGCCGTGCTGGGGTTCGGGATGCCCTGGCGGATGGCGACGGCGGCGGCCGGCCTGGGGGCGGCCTTCGGCCTGCTCCGGATCGTCTACCTGGTGATCTCGGCGATGTTCCTCTACGACCTGGCGGTGACCACCGGCCGGTTCGAGGTTATGAAGGCGTCGATCGCCCGGCTCTCGCCCGACCGCCGGGTTCAGGCCGTGCTCGTGGCCTTCTCGTTCGGCAGCTTCCTCGAAGGCTGCGCGGGGTTCGGCGCCCCGGTGGCGATCGCCTCGGCCTTCCTCGTGGGCCTGGGGTTCCGGCCCCTCCAGGCCGCGGTCCTGGGCCTGGTGGCCGACACGGTGCCGGTGACCTGGGGGAGCGTGGGGATCCCGCTGACGACCCTGGGCGCGGTCTCGGGCATGGACGTGCAGGCCCTCAGCGTCACCGCGGCCGTGCTCCTGTTCCCGGCCGCGCTGATCATCCCGTTCTGGCTGGCGGCGATCGTCGCCGGCCCCCGCCGCTCGTTCGAGGCCTGGCCCCCCTTGCTGGCGGTCGGGGGGGCCTACGCGATGGTCCAGCTCCTCTGGGCCCGGTACGTCGGGGTCGAGCTGGTCTCGATCGCTTCGTCCATGGCCAGCCTGGCGGCCGGGGTCGTCGCCCTGCGGTTCTGGAAACCGCTCCACCCCTGGCGGTTCGAGGGCGAGGACGAGGCGAAGGCGGACGACGCCGGGGTCGTCGACGTCGACTTCGGCGGCGCCGGACCGAAGCTCTCGGCGGGGGCCGTGGCCCGCGCCTGGATGCCCTTCGCCCTGCTGACGGCGATGGTCCTGGTCTGGGTCGCGCCGACGGTCAAGCCCTGGATGGACGCCCGGGCGTCGTGGAAGTGGGAGGTCGCCGGCCTGCATCGCCAGGTCGTGCGGGGGCCGGCGGTGACGGGCCGCGAGACGTCGACCCCGGCCGACCTGGAGGCGGCGGTGCTCGACTTCGCCCCGCTCTCGGTCCTGGGGACGGCCGTGCTGCTGTCGGCCGTCGTCGGCGGCCTGCTCTCCGGGGTGGGGCCTCGCGAGCAGGTCCGGATCTTCGGGGCCACGGCGCGGCGGATGACGATGCCCGGCCTGGCCATCCTCTGCATGCTGGCCCTGGGCTACATCACCCGTTATTCCGGCATGGACGCCGTGCTGGGCCTGGCCTTCACCCGGACGGGCCCGGTGCTCTACCCGGCCTTCGGGACGGTGCTGGGCTGGCTGGGGACGGCCCTGACCGGGTCGATCACGTCGAGCAACGTCCTGTTCGGCAACCTCCAGCGGATCACGGCGACGCATCTCGGCCTCTCGCCGATCCTGATGGGCGCGGCGAACTCGGCCGGCGGGGCGATGGGCAAGATGATCGCCGCCGCGTCGATCGTGGTCGCCGCCGTGGCGACGGGCGAGGGGGGCCACGAGGGCGAAGTCCTCCGCGCCGCGCTCCGGCACAGTTTGGCGATGATCGTCCTGGGGGCGGCCGTCGTCTGGCTGGTCGCCCAGTTCGCGCCCGGGCTGGTGGCCGTCCCGGGCTGA
- a CDS encoding metallophosphoesterase family protein: MRIGILSDTHDQVARTGRAVAALLAAGAEALIHCGDLTIPDVVAECVGAPAYFVFGNCDYDLDALRLAMRRIGATCLEQGGLIELAGRRIAVAHGDSRREIDRLAADAPDYFLSGHTHHRRDQREGPVRFLNPGALYRAQTFTVGLLDLASDEYTSLTIPR; this comes from the coding sequence ATGCGTATCGGCATCCTTTCGGACACCCACGACCAGGTGGCCCGCACGGGCAGGGCGGTCGCCGCGCTGCTGGCCGCCGGGGCCGAGGCCCTCATCCATTGCGGCGACCTGACGATCCCCGACGTCGTCGCGGAGTGCGTGGGCGCCCCGGCCTACTTCGTCTTCGGCAACTGCGATTACGACCTCGACGCCCTCCGCCTCGCCATGCGCCGGATCGGGGCGACCTGCCTCGAGCAAGGCGGCCTGATCGAGCTGGCCGGCCGCCGCATCGCCGTCGCCCACGGCGACTCCCGACGCGAGATCGACCGCCTGGCCGCCGACGCCCCCGACTACTTCCTCTCCGGCCACACCCACCACCGCCGCGACCAGCGCGAAGGCCCCGTCCGCTTCCTCAACCCCGGCGCCCTCTACCGCGCCCAGACCTTCACCGTCGGCCTCCTGGACCTGGCCTCCGACGAGTACACGTCGCTCACGATCCCCCGTTGA
- a CDS encoding beta strand repeat-containing protein — MPLSTSHDLDGLRRHSSRPDRDIALASSQNRKARRPRALRLNLDALENRQLMTIVPGAIVPGQLYQDVAFYDASGDTVEIRMDGPTTGVRGFTLRLAGEATGHADVQTLNLIGLTAENGLSVIVTPNELIINAGPDYNKMFSAGYTNVASITADAGVTALGSVNLSAAIVDDVALPAVAVGNITLDTGMVTYVDRVNTSVLNSMNISAPVITITSPITGEAEIFDESPVGSNGQYNPCAGLIDLWDVEALSVGSIVVNGSISATTSDTYDATQQTNDLRGVIDVSGEIGSIVAPRSAMRNAIRAGGVGSIRLGRIDGEITTRDAAQAMTIALPSQFTGFLHAAGHLNVGFTSATAELATGNIWAGGGISGTDPSEGDPILVPDKYAAAVVDASPTKGIADVEVNGAAMSRWISASSIGKVTALTFDAGASFEAATDIGGVEMLMPTAAGGTTANPTRTPADMEGFFKAGRDIGDVKSASGVKAQLIAGRNIGKITGVAGGLESTVVLAGGDVGDISVYQTTASTTQISAGGDIGDVRVYSGSVGWRVKARNIGDVLVDAGSLNLAVFVAAQDLGSVTVTSPDLAAIEGGSLIAGRDMGQVTAYAFAGTGIHGTLIQAGRRIAGVSGTSYGSLILPTVTAGATTDVAAVNNGIDAAQILAPAIGPILGQAYVGTGLYKVVVHAQTGDVDSITGVGNGDGIFESIVVAEGGIGPITGRSTVLGRGIEGGSFDANGKTSAALGKIGQVTAEGGPAGGHGIELTRFQASNRIAGIDATANANGGDAMNGVVTYAVSYGPIKALVLGGQTGNGIVDASLRAWSDYENARPDVQVDSIHVDVRSALGMGISGSIFQIKGDLTDLESKAMNAAAISTSRFSLTQGDFGRIDAASINGGTAIDSSEFVASNGSITSARDLASAATSGITATASGTSALAHAISGSTFLADGNIGVINATTRGGTAILDSIFVADSDYGNSANGPNLSGGAAEDDDLGTIFGVYAKTSGQALVGSAGIFGSSFEAEHIAWITVEVTDREEGGAGISGSIFNARNAVYDGAGAFDNKGSIGPITVTDGSLRGDGIENSQFYAGAAGSIGDITVTTLGGVGILGSEFRASSFDYDQKHFTGTIGDVRVTTGRAGGQAFPLPPAPNDAWTLLPAGISGSYFAADAGIGDVDVNALGTGVFFSAFLADFDAMVRLGSIPGFILPILAEDVPGDLGNVAITSNGRFGFGSVFSLYTGENVGNVTIRVSSRETQAFTLDRPDLATGPVGAAIQGLSNIIGFAMGSRFGPAASAGSAYVATGGNIGRIDVANLGAGFDSLGSAYVALPLGFYGPVSRMDAAWGNFFWGIPRLFAGSAPSVAGSAATSVAPAFVGTYKAGDGMFFKVGFSNPVDVSGKPRLQVNVGSTTRWAEYVSGGGTSELLFCLVVQPGDSGDVTIPAGASIQTDVGDHIAESSTGLALTQLTPAAIGFAGVRVGPAANATPVDATAPVVVGVSAIQSSARKYAEGVVLTIQITFSEAVSVRGLPTVPLTFGTLSRSFVYSGGDGTNTLVFRYTLTRADVASRKTAATSGQILLPAGASIADLAGNLATFPAAQTASTQVATSVGKKPAVVRTNVAHPRGPAAVLRPASRAVRAG, encoded by the coding sequence ATGCCGCTCTCCACCTCGCACGACCTCGACGGACTCCGTCGCCATTCCTCCCGACCCGACCGCGACATCGCCCTCGCGTCCAGCCAGAACCGGAAGGCGAGGCGGCCGAGGGCCCTGCGGCTGAACCTGGACGCCCTGGAGAACCGTCAACTGATGACGATCGTCCCGGGGGCCATCGTGCCGGGCCAGCTCTACCAGGACGTCGCGTTCTACGATGCGAGCGGCGACACGGTCGAGATCCGGATGGACGGGCCGACGACCGGCGTGCGGGGGTTCACGCTGAGGCTTGCGGGCGAGGCGACGGGCCACGCCGACGTCCAGACGCTGAACCTGATCGGGCTGACGGCCGAGAACGGCCTCAGCGTGATCGTCACGCCGAACGAGCTGATCATCAACGCCGGCCCCGACTACAACAAGATGTTCAGCGCCGGTTACACCAACGTGGCCTCGATCACGGCCGACGCCGGGGTGACGGCCCTCGGCAGCGTGAACCTGAGCGCCGCCATCGTCGACGACGTCGCGCTGCCCGCCGTGGCCGTCGGCAACATCACGCTCGACACGGGCATGGTCACGTATGTGGACCGGGTCAACACCTCCGTCCTGAACTCGATGAACATCAGCGCGCCGGTCATCACGATCACCAGCCCGATCACGGGAGAGGCCGAGATCTTCGACGAGAGCCCCGTCGGCTCGAACGGCCAGTACAACCCCTGCGCCGGCCTGATCGACCTGTGGGACGTCGAGGCGCTGAGCGTGGGCTCGATCGTGGTCAACGGCTCGATCAGCGCGACCACGTCCGACACCTACGACGCGACCCAGCAGACGAACGACCTCCGGGGCGTGATCGACGTCTCGGGCGAGATCGGCTCGATCGTCGCGCCCCGCAGCGCGATGCGCAACGCGATCCGCGCCGGCGGCGTCGGCTCGATCCGGCTGGGCCGGATCGACGGAGAGATCACGACGCGCGACGCGGCGCAGGCGATGACGATCGCGCTGCCCAGCCAGTTCACCGGCTTCCTGCACGCGGCCGGCCACCTGAACGTCGGGTTCACCAGCGCGACCGCCGAGCTGGCGACCGGGAACATCTGGGCCGGCGGCGGGATCTCGGGCACGGACCCCTCGGAGGGCGACCCGATCCTGGTGCCCGACAAGTACGCGGCGGCGGTCGTGGACGCGAGCCCGACGAAGGGGATCGCCGACGTCGAGGTGAACGGCGCCGCCATGTCGCGCTGGATCTCGGCGTCGAGCATCGGCAAGGTCACGGCGCTCACCTTCGACGCGGGGGCGTCGTTCGAGGCCGCGACGGACATCGGCGGCGTCGAGATGCTCATGCCCACCGCGGCGGGGGGGACGACGGCGAACCCGACGCGCACGCCGGCCGACATGGAGGGCTTCTTCAAGGCCGGGCGGGACATCGGCGACGTCAAGTCGGCGAGCGGCGTCAAGGCCCAGCTCATCGCGGGCCGGAACATCGGCAAGATCACGGGCGTGGCCGGCGGTCTCGAATCGACGGTCGTGCTGGCGGGCGGCGACGTCGGCGACATCTCGGTCTACCAGACGACGGCCTCGACGACGCAGATCTCCGCCGGCGGGGATATCGGCGACGTCCGCGTCTACTCGGGCAGCGTGGGCTGGCGGGTGAAGGCCCGGAACATCGGCGACGTGCTGGTCGACGCCGGGTCGCTGAACCTGGCCGTCTTCGTCGCCGCGCAGGACCTGGGCTCGGTGACGGTCACCAGCCCGGACCTGGCCGCGATCGAGGGCGGCAGCCTGATCGCGGGCCGCGACATGGGCCAGGTGACGGCCTACGCCTTCGCGGGGACCGGCATCCACGGGACCCTCATCCAGGCCGGCCGGCGGATCGCCGGCGTCAGCGGGACCTCCTACGGCTCGCTGATCCTGCCCACGGTGACGGCCGGCGCGACGACCGACGTGGCCGCCGTGAACAACGGCATCGACGCCGCCCAGATCCTCGCCCCCGCGATCGGCCCGATCCTGGGCCAGGCCTACGTGGGCACGGGCCTCTACAAGGTCGTCGTCCACGCCCAGACGGGCGACGTCGACTCGATCACCGGCGTCGGCAACGGCGACGGGATTTTCGAGTCGATCGTCGTGGCCGAGGGCGGCATCGGCCCGATCACGGGCCGCTCGACGGTGCTCGGCCGCGGCATCGAGGGGGGCTCCTTCGACGCCAACGGCAAGACCTCCGCGGCGCTCGGCAAGATCGGCCAGGTGACGGCCGAAGGCGGGCCGGCCGGCGGCCACGGGATCGAATTGACGCGGTTCCAGGCCTCGAACCGGATCGCCGGCATCGACGCCACCGCCAACGCCAACGGCGGCGACGCCATGAACGGGGTCGTCACTTACGCCGTCAGCTACGGGCCGATCAAGGCCCTCGTGCTCGGCGGCCAGACCGGCAACGGGATCGTCGACGCCTCGTTGCGGGCCTGGTCGGACTACGAGAACGCCCGCCCGGACGTGCAGGTCGACTCGATCCACGTCGACGTGAGGTCCGCGCTCGGGATGGGGATCAGCGGGTCGATCTTCCAGATCAAGGGCGACCTGACCGACCTCGAATCGAAGGCGATGAACGCGGCGGCGATCTCGACCAGCCGGTTCAGCCTCACGCAGGGGGACTTCGGGCGGATCGACGCGGCGTCGATCAACGGCGGCACCGCCATCGACTCCAGCGAGTTCGTCGCCAGCAACGGGTCGATCACCTCGGCCCGCGACCTGGCGAGCGCGGCGACGTCCGGCATCACGGCGACCGCGAGCGGCACGTCGGCGCTGGCGCACGCGATCTCGGGCTCGACCTTCCTGGCCGACGGCAACATCGGCGTGATCAACGCGACGACGCGGGGTGGGACGGCCATCCTCGACTCGATCTTCGTGGCCGACTCGGACTACGGCAACTCCGCCAACGGGCCGAACCTGTCGGGGGGCGCCGCCGAGGACGACGACCTGGGGACCATCTTCGGCGTGTACGCGAAGACCTCGGGCCAGGCCCTCGTCGGCTCGGCGGGGATCTTCGGGTCGAGCTTCGAGGCCGAGCACATCGCCTGGATCACGGTCGAGGTCACCGACCGCGAGGAGGGCGGCGCGGGCATCTCCGGCTCCATCTTCAACGCCCGCAACGCCGTGTACGACGGCGCGGGGGCCTTCGACAACAAGGGGAGCATCGGCCCGATCACCGTGACGGACGGGTCGCTCCGGGGCGACGGGATCGAAAACAGCCAGTTCTACGCGGGGGCCGCCGGCTCGATCGGCGACATCACGGTCACCACGCTGGGGGGCGTCGGGATCCTCGGCAGCGAGTTCCGGGCGTCGTCGTTCGACTACGACCAGAAGCACTTCACCGGCACGATCGGCGACGTCCGCGTGACCACGGGACGCGCGGGGGGCCAGGCTTTCCCCCTGCCGCCCGCGCCCAACGACGCCTGGACGCTCTTGCCCGCGGGCATCAGCGGCAGCTACTTCGCGGCCGACGCGGGCATCGGCGACGTCGACGTCAACGCGCTGGGCACGGGCGTCTTCTTCTCGGCCTTCCTGGCCGACTTCGACGCCATGGTGCGGCTGGGCTCGATCCCCGGGTTCATCCTGCCGATACTGGCCGAGGACGTCCCCGGCGACCTCGGGAACGTCGCCATCACGTCGAACGGCCGGTTCGGGTTCGGCTCGGTCTTCTCGCTCTACACGGGCGAGAACGTCGGCAACGTCACCATCAGGGTCTCATCGCGGGAGACGCAGGCGTTCACCCTCGATCGCCCCGACCTGGCGACGGGGCCGGTCGGCGCGGCCATCCAGGGCCTCTCGAACATCATCGGCTTCGCGATGGGGTCGAGGTTCGGCCCCGCGGCCAGCGCCGGCAGCGCGTACGTCGCCACCGGCGGCAACATCGGCCGCATCGACGTCGCCAACCTCGGCGCGGGCTTCGACTCGCTCGGCTCGGCCTACGTGGCGCTCCCCCTGGGCTTTTACGGGCCGGTGAGCCGGATGGACGCCGCCTGGGGGAACTTCTTCTGGGGCATCCCCCGGCTGTTCGCCGGCAGCGCGCCGTCGGTGGCCGGCAGCGCCGCGACCTCGGTCGCGCCCGCGTTCGTGGGGACCTACAAGGCGGGCGACGGGATGTTCTTCAAGGTCGGCTTCAGCAACCCGGTCGACGTCTCGGGCAAGCCGCGACTCCAGGTGAACGTGGGCTCGACGACGAGGTGGGCCGAATACGTCTCGGGGGGCGGCACCTCGGAACTCCTCTTCTGCCTGGTCGTCCAGCCGGGGGATTCGGGCGACGTGACGATCCCGGCCGGCGCGAGCATCCAGACCGACGTCGGCGACCATATCGCCGAGAGTTCCACCGGCCTCGCGCTGACGCAGCTCACGCCGGCCGCGATCGGATTCGCCGGGGTCCGCGTGGGACCGGCCGCGAACGCGACCCCGGTCGACGCGACGGCCCCCGTCGTCGTGGGCGTCTCGGCGATCCAGTCCTCGGCCCGGAAGTACGCCGAGGGCGTGGTCCTGACGATCCAGATCACGTTCAGCGAGGCGGTCTCGGTCCGGGGGCTGCCGACCGTCCCGCTGACGTTCGGGACCCTGAGCCGCTCGTTCGTCTACAGCGGCGGCGACGGGACCAACACCCTCGTCTTCCGCTACACGCTGACCCGGGCGGACGTCGCCAGCCGGAAGACCGCCGCCACTTCCGGACAGATCCTGCTGCCGGCCGGGGCCTCGATCGCCGACCTCGCCGGCAACCTCGCGACGTTCCCGGCCGCCCAGACGGCCTCGACCCAGGTCGCGACGAGCGTCGGCAAGAAGCCGGCCGTCGTCCGCACGAACGTCGCCCATCCCCGCGGGCCCGCGGCGGTCTTGCGGCCTGCTTCCCGGGCCGTCCGGGCCGGCTGA